The DNA region TATTTCTCCTGAAATTTCGTTATATCAAGACCCCACGGCAAAACCTTATATTTGCCACTTCGATGACGAAGGCACCCAAGCACGTTCTCTGTCGCTCATTCGTGAAGGCACAGTCCAAGAATTTTATGGCGATCGCCACACTTCAAAAGAATTAAACATACGTCCCACAGGCAATGGGTTTCGACCAAGCCTAGGCCGCTATCCCACACCAGAACTGATTAATTTAATCGTTGCCCCCGGCAAAAAACAGCTTTCGGAAATGATTGCAGAGCTTCAGGATGCAATTATTGTTGACCAAATTTTAGGCGGTGGCGCAGATTTATCTGGTGATTTCTCAGTAAATATCGACCTCGGCTACCAAGTCAAAAATGGCGAAGTGATCGGCAGAGTAAAAGACACAATGGTTTCTGGGAATGTCTACGAAGCACTCAAAAATGTAGTGGAAGTAGGGGGCGATCGCCACTGGCAAGGTTCCTGTTTAACCCCATCTATTTTGTTAGAATCTCTCTCGATTACAGGCTAACCATTACAGGCTAAAACATCATTGCACAAGATCAAGTTCAGCAAAAAGCTCTTCCGCTTTCATTTGCATCTCTTCGGCAATATCTCGCAAATCTTCGCGGTTATTGAGATAGGCATCAAGAGCATTCAGTGGGTCGATTGATTGGCCAGCACCCAGTTCCGGCAAACGAGGCCGCGCCAACTGACTGACAAGTTCTGGCTGAATAGCCATTTGGTGGGCCTCGATAAGAGCTTCCCGCAAATTTTTGAGATTAACCAGCTCAATTTGCTCTGAACGTAACTTATAAAGCAGCCGCACTACCGCATCTTTAATCTTTGCCTTTTTAATCTTTTTCAAGATTGTCGCTTCGGGCTCTGCTTCCTCGCTAACATCAATTTTGAGCGTGAGAAACTTACGCACAGGTAACGGTACAAATTCCCAATCAGCTTTGCCTTTTTCGAGATGTACCATCACATAGCCTTTGTCTTCTTTCTCCTCACTAAAATCCACCCGCTCAATACTGCCAGGATAAATAATCGGCGGATTATTATCTTTGTTTAAATTCTGGTGGCGATGGACATGACCGAGAGCCACATAATCCAGCTCTTGGCGGTTGAGAAAGGCAATGGGAATATTAAATCCTTTACCCACAGCGAGAAAACGTTCGGCACCAAGGTTGGCGCGATCAGCCATCAGATGACCGACTAGAATCGCGGGAATATTTGGG from [Leptolyngbya] sp. PCC 7376 includes:
- the sbcD gene encoding exonuclease subunit SbcD; translation: MFKILHLSDIHMGSGFSHGQVNPETGINSRLEDFEQTLSLCMDRAIAEPVDLVIFAGDAFPDATPAPYVQEAFAAQFRRLADAKIPTVLLVGNHDQYSQGSGGASLSIYRTLAVPGFIVGESLKTHRVELAKGELQIITLPWINQSTLLTRQQTEGKTLAEIHDILLEKLKPVLEAEIRRLDPNIPAILVGHLMADRANLGAERFLAVGKGFNIPIAFLNRQELDYVALGHVHRHQNLNKDNNPPIIYPGSIERVDFSEEKEDKGYVMVHLEKGKADWEFVPLPVRKFLTLKIDVSEEAEPEATILKKIKKAKIKDAVVRLLYKLRSEQIELVNLKNLREALIEAHQMAIQPELVSQLARPRLPELGAGQSIDPLNALDAYLNNREDLRDIAEEMQMKAEELFAELDLVQ